In a single window of the Pocillopora verrucosa isolate sample1 chromosome 4, ASM3666991v2, whole genome shotgun sequence genome:
- the LOC131779370 gene encoding uncharacterized protein: protein MTTTAIEREANLRAQKKKILQRLKHSSATTEITDGSVVSAGKDTPSLFDQEELLNLRRHHRIENGEDTKVACREKVNENLKSRLPTVYKTCREVDKSKPSKIPRYVQGNKSIFSSRTRRQYSEEAAEVCDREEAEKETINISLVVDTTEPEQSTPSSPSAPSQYHRKKTEIRKKAHERRRNVVSPSSSAFDIFSNDDDYLTVYDMQPRRCTSLTELDYTQKRNVESKRTNTSCSLDRNKNYGSKSWNFKEPFPIPRTSSWSLLYELTPTTEKEEINFQWFARRQQERLEDNLRRVEQNLDSTFNKLRKYVKPKTALGRAESSENT, encoded by the coding sequence ATGACCACCACGGCCATTGAGAGAGAAGCAAATCTTCGagctcaaaagaaaaagattctgCAGCGGTTGAAACATTCATCTGCCACAACTGAAATTACAGACGGTAGTGTAGTATCAGCCGGTAAAGATACACCTAGTTTATTTGATCAAGAGGAGCTACTGAATTTAAGACGTCACCATCGTATTGAAAATGGAGAAGATACTAAAGTCGCGTGCCGGGAGAAggtgaatgaaaatttaaaaagccGGTTGCCTACCGTTTACAAGACTTGTAGGGAAGTTGATAAATCCAAGCCGAGTAAAATCCCTAGATATGTCCAGGGAAATAAGAGTATTTTTTCATCGAGGACACGACGACAATATTCCGAAGAAGCAGCTGAAGTTTGTGACAGGGAAGAAGCGGAAAAGGAAACGATAAACATCTCGCTTGTTGTTGATACTACAGAACCTGAACAATCCACCCCCTCATCGCCGTCGGCGCCTTCGCAATATCATCGGAAAAAGACcgaaataaggaaaaaagcaCACGAAAGGCGAAGAAACGTTGTATCACCAAGCTCGAGTGCCTTCGACATATTTTCGAATGACGACGATTATTTAACCGTGTATGACATGCAACCTCGTCGTTGCACCAGCCTCACCGAATTAGATTATACGCAAAAAAGGAACGTTGAAAGCAAAAGAACCAACACAAGCTGCTCtcttgacagaaataaaaattatggaAGTAAGTCTTGGAATTTTAAAGAGCCTTTTCCTATCCCAAGGACTTCGAGCTGGTCTTTACTTTATGAATTAACCCCCacaacagaaaaagaagaaataaactttCAGTGGTTTGCTCGACGGCAACAGGAGAGGCTAGAGGATAATTTGCGACGCGTGGAACAAAACCTGGACTCAACTTTTAATAAATTACGAAAGTATGTCAAGCCTAAAACTGCTCTGGGAAGAGCAGAAAGTTCAGAAAACACTTGA